GTGAGCGAGGGAAGGTCACCTACTGAAACCACCCACTCACTTATCTATTTTCTATAAGGTATACTTATACAGGCAAAAAGAATTTGGTTTATCAATATTGAATATAACTTTCCCTTCGTAATCTGTCTTTGCTTTAAAGTCAAAACCGTCACCATATACTTTTTTGAACTTGACTTTTTTATCAGGAGCAAAAAGAGTGGGTAAATTAAACTGTTCACTATCATTCAACTCGCGAAATACCAGTACATATCCTTCGGTATCAGAAGTCAAAAATTGGAACCCAGTAAATGACTTTCCGTTAGGCTCGTTTCCAATAGGGAAAATTTGAGCATTATGGAGTTCCGTGTGGATAGCTTTATATTGTTTGAATAATTCTATTGACTTATCGGCCTCATCAGGAAGTCCTGTAGTTTCAAAAAAACCTAGGGGCTGAGAAGGCATAGTAATGGCAAAAACATAATCAAAGGAATAATTTCCGGGAGCAAATGGCTCATCTCCATATACTTCGGCTCTTCTCCATTTATTCAAGAATTCAATTTGTAACCTTTGGGAAGGCATGTAAGCCGAAAGCATCCAGAGATTTCGTAAGGTTTGGTATGGATAATAATTTTTAAAATCTGTATACCTGTTTTCAAGGAAGATATTACCCAAATGGTTGTTGTAGTGATATCCATAGCGATTGTCGGCGGTGGCATCTACATTGAAAACCATTTCATAATTTGTTTCTGCTAGAATTTTATTGAAAAAGCGTTCTAGATTGATGTCAGCTTTTTTTGTTGGAAGTTTAATACCGTCAACTTTTATATTGGTAATGCCGAATGTTCGGTATAGGTTAATAACTATATCGGCATCCTGTGACCAATTTGCATATTCATTTTCATTGCTCGGGTGAAACCACAAACCAATTTTTATATTTAAAGAATCTGCTAAGGCAAGGATGCTATTAAATCCATTAGGAAAGCGTTGCTTATTAGGAAGCCAATCTTCAAAAGACCATTGGTCCCATAGTCTTTCACCAGCAACTCCTGAGTTTTTTGAAAGACCTTGCTGCCAGCCATCATCTATTTGATAATGTGTAAACCCAAATTTGTGAGCCTCCTTTAGTTCGTCCAGAATAAACTGTTCTCGTAGTTTTGTGTCTTTGTTTCTATCTCCCCACGTGTTTACCATCATCATTTCATCTCTATCTGGTCTTGAAATTCTGAGGTTGGTCTGATAGCTTCGTAAGGCTATTTTTTTTGTAATATCTTGATTATCATGTACGCCTATAACGTAGCCGAATGTTTTTACCCATTCATTGATGATTAAATCTTCAGGCTTTATGCCCAAACCAGCAGACTTAACAATGGTGGAATTTGGTTTCAAATAAGAGGAAAAGTCATAGCCAGGGTAATTTAGTTGAATAGTAGAGCAGGGTGCTTCTTTTAGAAAATAGAGCCCTTTGTTCTCCGTTAAGCTCGACATGTACAAAATATTACCTACATATTCATTTGATTTATATGGGAGGAGGTTTTCCTTCTTAACAAAAGTGTTATTCCTGTCTGTATTATCTATAAATTCAATGGCCTCCATAGCCCAATGAATATTTTCAATATTTAACTGCTCTATGGATATGTCTTCAGCATTGAATTGCAAGCTAGAATTTATCTTTTTTAAAGAGTATTCACTTGAGATACCCATAGAAGAAGGAAATACTTTAAAAATCTGTTTTACTTCCAAACCTTCATACTCAAGTAAAACTTGAATCATCAAATGGGACGGGATTATTGGAGAGGCATTTACTGCGGTGCTGCTGTAATTGTTTTTTTTCGAATTTACAGGTAGCCCTTTAATGCCAAAGTCGGGCGTATTTCCGTTTTTGATATTAATGGTTTTACCTGATTTTTTGTTGGCTATATCAATACTGATAACATGTCCGCCATTCCATCGGAACCTTCTTTCAATAAAGCTGTTGCCTATAGTCAAGGTGTCATTTTGTAAAATTGAATAACAGCTTTCAATACTGTCTTTTTCACTGTTCAGTGCACCTATCAAGCCCTCATCTTGTGCAATAGTAATAGTTGATATGAACAGACAAATCAGTAGTAGCTTTTCTTTCATTAGGTGTTAAGTTTTTCTATTTGACTTAGTACGAAAAAGTGTAGATATGCAAAATGCATTTATCCAAATTCAAATAAATCAAATGTTTTAGACTTAACTGTCCTATAGCTGCACGACTACCTAAGAAAACTATCTAGCTTAAAGAATAAGCCGTTTTAGCAGTTAAGGCTATAAATAACTAAGTGAAGGACTCAGGCTTTATCATTAACATTCGTTAGTCATTTTTCTGTAAATCCTTTGGCGGTTACATACTATTGTCGCGTGATATGTCTGGCGTCTCTTTATAGAGGAACTGATGTGCATGTTTATTTCAATTAGGTTCTCAGGTTTACTGAAGGCATTTGTTCTTGGAGTTTGATAGATGCTAGTTTCTGTCAAATTCCTAGACTCTTTTCTGTTTGTTATTATTAATAAGTAGTTTTAGACGTAAATATCCTTTAAAAAATGATCAAGAAAATTCTTTCAGCTCTACTAGCCATTCTTTTTGTTATTCAATTAATAAGACCAGAAAAAAACGTTTCTGACAGTGTATCAGTCAATGATATTAGTGCAAAATATGAAGTACCCGAAGATGTGCATCTTATTTTGAAAAAAGCCTGTACTGACTGCCATTCTAATAATACGGTGTATCCATGGTATGCTAACATTCAACCAGTGGCCTGGTACCTAGATGACCACATTCAAGATGGTAAAAAACATTTTGACATGTCTGAGTTTTTGGCTTATGAGCCTTGGAGAGCACATCATAAATTAGAAGAGCTTGAAGAGGAGGTAGAAGAAAACAAAATGCCTTTAGAAGATTATGTAAGAATTCATGAAGAGGCAGACTTAACTTCAGATGAAAAATCAAAGTTAATAGCTTGGTCAAGAGGCGTCAGAGCGGAAATGGCGGCAGATAGCACCCTAGATTTGACAAGACCAGAAAAGAAAAAATAGAGGTCAGTTTTAAGGTGACTTTTGATAAAGTCATCTTCCAACCTTAATGACTTAAACCCGTATGGATATGTTAGCTTCCCTTTATCCTAATTGGGTAGTTTGGGGCGTCTAAATTGCGTAACTTTAGCCTTAATCAAACAGAAAGTCTATGTCATTGTTATTATTTTTAGGCCTTGCGGCCATTATTGCCAGTTTTGTGGTAAACACACCTACGTCTCCCGTACAGAAACTGTCTGGAGTTATCAGAATAGCTGGTTTTGTTTTATTAGCACTTGGAGCATTGTCAAAGGCTGTTATTCAAATTGACCCAGGACAAGTCGGCGTTCAATCATTATTCGGAAATGTGCAAGAAAGAACATTGCCAAGTGGTTTGAGCGTTGTAAATCCATTGGTAGAGGTAAAAGAGTTTGATATTAAAACTCAAAATTATACCATGTCTGGAGTTAATGATGCAGGAAATGCAGGAGACGATGATGCTATTAAAGCCTTGTCTCAAGATGGTCTTGAGGTAACTATTGACTTAACTGTTTTATATAGAATTATACCTTCTAGTGCACCTTCTATATATAGGGAGTTAGGTACTAGCTATAGAGATTTGATAGTTAGGCCAATCGCTAGAACAAGAATTAGAGATTTGGCTGCCAATTATGAAGCAGTATCACTTTATTCTTCTAAAAGGGAAGAGTTTCAGTCTAAGATTTTTGAAGCCATTGATAGTGACTTTACCTCTAGAGGTTTAGTATTAGAGCAGCTTTTGGTGCGTAACATTACTTTGCCAGAATCTGTTAAGAAGGCTATTGAGTCAAAAATTAACGCAGAACAAGATGCTCAGAAAATGGAGTTTGTGCTTCAAAAAGAGCAACAAGAAGCAGAGCGTAAAAGAGTAGAGGCAAGAGGTATTGCAGATTATCAAGAAATTATCGCATCTACTTTAACTTCTAAGCAGTTGCAGTATGAATCTATTTTAGCTCAGAAAGAGCTGTCATTATCTCCAAATGCTAAAGTGGTGATTATGGGAAGCGGTAAAGGAAATATTCTTATTAGTCAGTAATTTACAAACTGATGTATAAAAGGCAAGGCCACCCTAGGGTGGCCTTTTTTAAATCTACACTGGATTATTAGTCGTGTAGCACATAATTATCTTTAGTTGCATTTGAACTCGTAACTCACATTCTGAGTACTCACATCACCACCTCTTTCAGTTGTTGTTTCAGAACTCATTGGCAGTCCTTGATTATTATAGGAGTAGTTAATATCTGTTCTCTGATCTACTTTACCATCTTCATCATAAATTCTCCCAGACACGAGATTGTTTTCTCCAAAAAAACTGAAAAAGTTATTCGCAATTCCCACAAAACCTAGTGCTGCTATTTTATATGCTTTAGGGTGAAACTGTGGTTTATCGTCATATACATCCCCCACAAAAGCTAGCTTTTCCGGTTCTCCGTCAATACTAGTCAACACTTGAGAAACATTTTTTCCGCTATAAACTATCCTAGTGTTTCCAGAAATTTCTTTTCCAAAAAGCTTTACTGTGGTTACCACGGCAGATATATTTCCATCATTCAAAACAAATGAGTTGGTTAAAAATGATATTCCACCTACGGAGGTGCTCGTTTTATTTACGCGGCCGTTATCATCGTAAGTATATGTTACTTTTAATGTTTCATTTTCGTTTTCTGATTCTACCTCCATGGTTTTGATCAATCCTTTTTCGTCGTACTTAAAGCTCATGATAGTCTCACTTTCTTCCATGCTGTAAATCCGAATAAGGTTGTCTTGCACATATTCAAAGTCACGAACAGTTTTACCAGAGCCATCTACCATGGCTAATAATGGGCACACTCCACTCTCTCCTGAGAAAGGATCTATATCACCTTTGTTTTTCTTTTTACAAGAAAATGCGAGTGGTATTAAAATACTAAGGAGTGTTATTTTGACGAATTGTCTATTCATATTGCTGCAAGTTTTCATGCCTACAGCATTTATAGGCAAAAATTGTACCGATAATGCCTGTATCGGTAATCTTTTAGAGGTCTTTCGTATATAGATACTGCTTTGCGAAAGTTTTTTTGGTATCTCTAAGATTTAAAGCTTTGAACTTTTTGGAAGGAAAAAACAGCCTAAATCTAATGATTGACAAGGTTTTCTTTGGTAGAAAATTTACTATCTTGCCACATAAATAGGTGATAGGTTTATTATAAGTCACTTAATACATAATTCAGATAGAACCCAGATGGCAAAAATCCTCGTAATAGATGATGAGAAAAGTATCCGCGACGCTTTAAGAGATATCTTGGAGTATGAAGGATATCAAGTTGACGAAGCTAAAGATGGTCAGGAGGGGCTTGAAATGGTTTTAAGTGCACCATATGACGTAGCATTGTGTGACATCAAAATGCCAAAATTAGAGGGATTAGATGTGCTTCAAAAAGCTAAAGAGGAGGGCTCTATTACACAGTTTGTAATGGTCTCCGCTTTTGGGAATGTAGAAAATGCAGTAGAAGCTACTAAAAGAGGTGCCTTTGACTTTATAACAAAACCACCAGATCTTAATAGGTTATTGGTTACGGTAAGAAATGCCATTGAAAAAGCCAACGACGTTGAGGTTATTAAAACACTGAAAAAGCGTGTTTATAAGAAGAACGAGATTGTAGGGGAATCTGCAATTATCATGAAAGTGAAGGAAACTATCAATAGAGTAGGACCTACAGAGGCTAGAGTGTTGATTACTGGGCCTAATGGTTCTGGTAAAGAAATGGTGGCCAAACAAATTCATGAGAAAAGTAACAGACTTAAAAAGCCACTTATTGAGGTGAACTGTGCTGCTATTCCATCAGAGCTTATTGAAAGTGAGCTTTTTGGTCATGAGCGTGGTGCATTTACCTCTGCCGTAAAGCAGCGTATTGGTAAGTTTGAGCAAGCCGATAATGGCACTTTGTTTTTGGATGAAATTGGCGACATGAGCCTTTCTGCTCAAGCAAAGGTTTTAAGAGCCTTGCAAGAAGGTAAAATCACGAGAGTGGGTGGTGAAAAGGAGATCAAAATTAACGTAAGAGTACTTTCTGCAACTAATAAGGACTTAAAGCAGGCTATTGCTGATAGTGAGTTTAGAGAAGATTTATTTCATAGACTTAATGTAATCCCTATTCATGTACCAGCCTTGGCAGATAGAGTAGAGGATATTCCAGCATTAGCCGAGAAGTTTTTACAAGATGTAGGTGAAGATTATACAGATCAGCCACTTAAGCGTTTTTCTCCTGAGGCCATGGAGCAAATGAAAAAGTTGCCTTGGACTGGAAATGTTAGAGAGCTACGCAATGTGGTAGAGCGTCTTGTGATTATGTGCGGTGAAGTAATTCAGGCAGATGACGTGAAGCTTTACGCAGGTATGGGAATGTAATACTTGTTTTTAGATAAGATACTTTAAGGTGAAGCATGACCCCGTCGTGCTTCACCTTTTTTTGTGTTATGGTATTCTTTCTTAGCTTTGGTAAATTACCCTTTTATGAAGTCAATAAAATTTCCAACTGCCCATACGGTATTATTCATTATTGCCGCATTAGTGGCTTTGTTGACCTGGATATTACCTTCTGGTGAATATGATAGGTTAAGTTATTCAGAAGAGTCTAAGGAATTTGTGAGAACAGGTCAGTCTGCTGGACAATTTCCAGCAAGTCAAGAAACGTTGGACGATTTTGGGATAAAAATCCCTTTAGAAAATTTTATTGGCGGAAGTATTTGGAAACCTATTGGAATTCCTGGAACCTATCATAAAACAGAGTCAAAACCACAGGGTTTATCGGAGTTTTTTCAAGCTCCTTTAAAGGGAATTACCGACTCCATTGACATTATTTTATTCGTACTTATTTTAGGGGGAATGATAGGTGTGGTGCACAGTACCAATGCTTTTGACTCTGGAGTGGCTAGCTTGTCAAACTTGTTAAAAGGGAAAGAGTTTCTCTTAATAATAATTGTGACTTGCCTAATGGCAGCAGGTGGTAGCACCTTCGGTTTGGCAGAAGAAACCATTGCTTTTTATCCAATTCTTGTGCCTGTTTTTCTAGCTGCTGGCTATGACGCCATTGTGGCTTTGTCCTGCATTTTTATTGGCTCTACTATCGGTGGTTTGGGTGGAACCACAAATCCATTTTCTGTAATTATTGCTTCGGACGCTGCTGGTATTAACTGGCTTTTGGGCGTGAATGGAAGGCTGCTGATGTTGGTTTCGGGAACGCTAATTTGCTTATGGTATATTTTACGCTATGCCAAAAAAGTTAAACGAAATCCAGAGCTTTCCGTTATTTATGACCAAAAAGAAGAAATTGAAGCCGCTTTTCTTAAGAAGAAAGGGAGCGTAATTAAAGCACTAACACTAAATCAGAAGATAGTACTTGTCATTTTTACTTCCTGCTTTGTGATCATGATTTATGGTGTTTCGAGTCTTGAATGGTGGTTTTTAGAAATGACTACCATCTTTTTTGTTGGAGCTGTTTTGATAGGTATGGTTGGTCGAGTTGGCGAAAAGAAATTTGTAAGAGCTTTTGTTTCCGGGGCAAACGATTTGTTAAGTGTGGCATTGATTATTGGTATAGCCAGAGGTATTACCGTTTTAATGGAAAACGGTCAAATTTCAGATACCCTTTTAAATGGAGGCTCTGCCTTAGTTTCTGATATGCCAAAAGGTATTTTTGTCAATATGCTATATTTCGTTTACATGGGTTTGTCACTTTTTATACCCTCCTCCTCTGGAATGGCGGTGCTTACCATGCCCATTTTTGCTCCGCTGGCAGATGTAGTAGGTATAGGACGCGAAATGATAGTGAATACTTATATTTATGGGCAAGGTTTGATGACTTTTATAAATCCCACAAGTATGATTTTAGCCTCACTGACCATGGTTAATGTAGGTTTTAATAAATGGGTGAAATTTATTTGGCCACTTATTTTGATACTTGCTTTGCTTTCTATGTTGTTTTTGACCGTAGGTGTTTACCTCCATTAAGTAGCAAATAGGAGGAATACGCCTATTACTGCCAAAACAATAAGCCAGCTTACAAAGAAAGGTTTCCACGCTTTCCATTTTTCGCGTTTGCTTAAATCTCGATATTTTCTAGGCTTCTTTTTTGAAAAAAGCTTGACTAAGAAAAAGAGACCCGCTGCTAAAGCACCGAATGAGAGAATATATAATACCCAAGGCCAAAAAACATATCCAGAGCAGCCAAGGCCACAGGCATAGACCAAGCCTAGAAAGGTCAAGGGGAGGCTCAATAAGAAAAGAAGTCCATAGAGGATTTTTCGTTTGGTGGAAAAACTCATTTTCTTTTTTTCTTTCTTTTTGGTTTTAATATCAATCTTATTCTTTTCTAGCGTTTCGGCTAGTAGACCACTTTTTTGAGTGGTTTGTACATCGTTGGCTAAAACGCTGAAAGTAGTACTGTTTGATTCTTGGTTTGAAAAGAAACTTCCTGTAGAAAAAAAGAGAAGCCAAGAGCAACTCATAATAACAAAACCGTTTTGAAAGTACTTTTTGAAGTTACTTCGTTTAGTTTTTTGATTTATCAAAACATAGGAAAGACTAACAAGAGCTATGCAAACAACAAGGTATTCTTGAATACTTAATGTAGGAATTAGAGCTTTCCCTAAGTAAAAAGCGATAGAAATTCGTAAAAATTCAGTGAAAGCAAATAGAAGTCGAGCGGCAATAATGTTTTGAGCAGCCCAGCGTGAAAGTCTAATATGGAGTGGATTAAAAATCATCAGAAATTTTATTGAAGTAACAAGTTAAGTCAAAATTTAATGAACGCCTTTTTTCTAAACGTTTTCTGTCTGTAGAGCGTGTGACAATTCTTATCTTTGTGGCTTCAAAAACAGAAACTATGAATTTATTACATCGTCCTAGAAGAAACAGAAAAAGTGAAGCCATAAGGTCAATGGTGGCTGAAAATAGCCTATCTGTTAATGATTTTATCTTTCCAATGTTTGTGACCGGAGGTACGGGCAAAAAGGAAGAGATTAAATCTATGCCAGGCATTTCTAGGTTTTCTTTAGACACACTTCTGATTGAATTAGAGGAAGTAGTAGCTCTTGGAATTAAATGTATTTGTCTTTTTCCTAATTATCCTGAATCTAAAAAGGATAAATATGCTACAGAGAGTCATCAAGAAGGAACACTCTATTTAGAAAGCTTAAGTGCTATAAAAGCGAAGTTTCCTGAATTGGCAATCATGACAGATGTAGCCATGGACCCTTATAGTTCTGATGGGCATGACGGGATAGTAGAAGATGGTAAAATATTGAACGATGAAACTGTGGAGGTTTTATGTAAAATGGCAGTGGCTCAGGCAAAAGCAGGGGCTGATATCATTGGCCCGTCAGACATGATGGATGGTCGAATAGAAGCCATAAGAATAGCTCTGGATGCCGAAGGCTTTCAAGATGTGAGTATCATGGCATATTCTGCTAAATACGCTTCCGCTTTTTATGGTCCTTTTAGAGATGCTTTAGAATCTGCTCCAAAGTTTGGCGATAAAAAAACGTATCAAATGAATCCTGCAAATTCAAAAGAGGCTCTTTTAGAAGCGGAATTAGATGTGTATGAGGGTGCTGATATGATTATGGTGAAACCTGCATTTAGCTATTTAGATGTAATTAAATTACTAAATGATAACTTCAATATCCCTGTAACAGCCTATAATGTTTCTGGCGAATATGCCATGATAAAAGCGGCAGCAAATAATGGCTGGATTGATGGAGAAAAAGCCATGATGGAAATGCTACTGAGTATGAAAAGAGCAGGAGCAAGCGTTATTTTGACCTATTTCGCTAAAGAAGCGGCTGCTGTTTTAAATAGAAACTAACGCCCAGCTATAGCCACAGTTTTAAGTATCTTTTCAATGATTTGGTCAGTAGTTACGCCATCTGCATCAGCTTCGTAGTTTAAGATTATTCTGTGACCGAAAACGTCTTTCGCTAAAGGCTTAATGTCTTCAGGCAGTACATAGTCTCTGCCATCAAAAAAGGCTGTGGCTTTAGCTGCATTATAAAGGGCGATTCCTGCTCGTGGGGAAACACCAAACTGTACATAATTCGCTTCTAAGTCTAGGCCGTAGTCTGCCGGAAAACGTGTAGCAAAAACAAGCTCAATGATATATCTTTCTAACATATCAGAAATATTGACCTTGTTAATTTCAGTACGAATTTGACTGATATCTTCCGCCGTTAAAACGGTTTTGGGCTTGTAATCCCAGTCCAAATTCGTCATTCTCCTTATTACCTCCAACTCACTATTTTTGTCAAGATAGTTTACAAAAACCTTCATCATGAATCTGTCAACCTGAGCTTCTGGAAGTGGATAGGTGCCTTCTTGCTCCACAGGGTTTTGCGTAGCCATCACTAAAAATGGTCGGTCTAACTGATATGTTTCCGAACCTATGGTTACTTGCTTTTCAGCCATGGCCTCTAAAAGGGCAGATTGTACCTTTGCAGGAGCTCTATTAACCTCATCGGCTAATATTAATTGCGAAAAAATAGGTCCTTTTTTTACCTCAAAATCACCTGATTTTTGATTGTAAATCATGGTACCAATCAAATCGGCAGGAAGTAAGTCTGGTGTAAATTGGAGTCGCTTAAAACCGAGGTCTAAAACCTGAGCTAGCGTGTTGATAGTCTTTGTTTTGGCCAAACCAGGAACCCCTTCTAAAAGAATGTGGCCTCCTGTAAAAAGCCCAATGAGTAGGCGATTGACCAAGTAATCTTGCCCTACCACTACTTTTGATACTTCCTCAAAAACGCCTTTTATCTTTTCCTGAAGGTTTTGGTTTTCTGCCATTAGAATATTGAAATTTCGTGAAGTTAATCAATTCGTTACTAAAAACGATATTGACTTATCCTTTTGCCGTTATGAAGCGGTCTTTATTATAAAAATCCTGAATTAATGTGACGTCTTTAAAGCCTGCATTTATGAAAACGTCTTTGGTCTCTTGACCTAGGTATGAATTAATCTCAACGCAAATGAAGCCATCTTTATTTAAATGATTCTTTGCGTATTTCGCTAATGCCGAATAAAAAATTAATGGATTCTCATCTTTAACGAAAAGGGCGAGTGCTGGCTCAAAATCTAAAACGTTTTTAGACATTTCTTTTCGTTCGGAGTCTTTTATGTAGGGTGGGTTACTTACTATTATGTCGAAATTTCCGTCATCATATTTAAGGAAATTGGTTTCAATGAAATTGACTTTGGTTTTTAGCTCAATTGCGTTTTGCTCTGCTATCTTAATAGCATTTTTTGAAACATCTAAAGCACTTACCGTAGCCTCAGGTATTTCTAAAGCAAGGGAAATGGCAATACAGCCACTACCCGTTCCTATGTCAATAATGCTAGGTTGTGAGGTTTCAAAAGCTTTTACTAAATCAATTAACTCTTCGGTCTCTGGTCTTGGAATTAGCACATCTTTGGAGACACTAAACTTTCTGTTTCTAAAGTAAGTAAAGCCAATAATTTGCTGAAGCGGTTCCTGAGTATTTAGCCTATCTAATTGTTCTTGTAAAAGTTCTTGGTCTAGGTCTAATTCTTTATCTAAAACAATGTCTGTCTTAGAAATGCCATGGGCATCTTCTAGTAAAATATAGGCAGTAGATTCTTTCTCGTCAATATTTAGTTGACTAATACAGAACCTGAAAATTTTATTTGCTTTAACTTTTTTCATTAAAAAAGGGAAGGCTAAGGCCTTCCCAAATTTATAACTTTTCAGTGGGGAATGTCTTACAGTTTTCTCAACCAGATATTTCTGAATTGAGTTTTGTTATTATGGTCTTGAAGTGCAATTACATCGTCGCCATGTGCTTCAGTGTACATATGCAAGCCAATGTAGTTTGTCAAACCAGCTATTGTGGTATTGTTTTGAACCAAAACACCATTACAAAGAACGGTGATTCTTGCAGGAGCATCTACTCTTCCGTCGGCCTTAAACCTTACAGCAGTATAAATAACATCATAACTGTTCCACTCTAATGGCCCACGCATCACATTAACTAGAGGAGCTACGTCTTTATAAATTGCTCCGGCTTGTCCGTTTCTGTATGTTCTGTTTTGATAAGAGTCAAGAATTTGAAGTTCATATCTGTTTTGAAGAAATAAACCTGAGTTTCCTCTTCCTTGGCTGGCACCCTCTACTTTGTCGGGAGCAGAAAATTCGATGTGTAATTGAATATCGCCAAATTTCATTTTAGTTTGGATTCCACCAGTACCCGGCTTAACCTCTAAATGGTCATTGTTTACAATGGTCCATGGTGCAGGTTTTGTGGCATCTTTTTGACTTACCCACTGGTCTAAGTTACTTCCGTCAAATAAAATGATGGCGTCAGAAGGAGCATCTCCCACGTTTTTGGCTGGTGTAACTACCTGTACTTCTGGCTCCCAAATTTCAGTCATTTCTGGTTTCATCGGCATTGGAGAAACCTCTGGTGGAGTGCTAGTGTGTTGAGCAAATCCAGTAATAGAAGTGGCCATTAAAGCCAGGCAAATTATGTTCTTTTTACTTATCATAGGAATAGAGTTTTTATTAAATTTTAAGGGTTCAAAACTACGAAAGAATGTTTAATCTGTCACTAGGTTAGTACGGGTCAAAAAGTCTTTAACGCCTTTTCTGCCACTATCCATCATAAGTTTTTTTTCATCGGGTAATATTTTCCTTACTCTAGGACTCATTCCAAGATCGTTAATGAAAATAGTTCGGTGAACATCTTCTGGGTGAGCTGGGTTTACGTTTCTCATCAAAATACTGGAAAGTGCCGAAACATAGGAGTTAAAATCGGTGATTTCATAGGGAGCAATACCACTTCCGTTTGTAACTTCTTGATTTATTTGTTCCATTCTGTCTAATCTAAAGCCTATAGTTTCTTTGTTGAAAACATGTTCTTCGTTCGTTTTTTGTTTATTCAAAAAGCGAGTGTTATCAAATATCTCAATAGGATAATTCATCAATATTCCTCCATCTACAAAGAGATGACAATTATCTTCAGGAGTAGGAGCTTCCATTATTTTTCCATCAGGGTTTACCCATAACGCTTTATAGTAAATGGGAATTGACATGGAGATTCTTACAGCATCAGCCACTCGCATGTTAGGATAGGTCTCGTGCGAGAAAATGACTGATTTCTGTTCTGACAAATTGGCTCCTACCACATATAAGTCTCTAAATGGGTAAGTAGTAGATAAATGATGTAAATCTTTAAAAGTTAAGTTTCTACTGCCCGTTCTTTCAAAAATTAAATCTTCCATGGTGGCTAAAAAACTATCTCCCTTA
This sequence is a window from Arcticibacterium luteifluviistationis. Protein-coding genes within it:
- a CDS encoding AAA family ATPase — its product is MAENQNLQEKIKGVFEEVSKVVVGQDYLVNRLLIGLFTGGHILLEGVPGLAKTKTINTLAQVLDLGFKRLQFTPDLLPADLIGTMIYNQKSGDFEVKKGPIFSQLILADEVNRAPAKVQSALLEAMAEKQVTIGSETYQLDRPFLVMATQNPVEQEGTYPLPEAQVDRFMMKVFVNYLDKNSELEVIRRMTNLDWDYKPKTVLTAEDISQIRTEINKVNISDMLERYIIELVFATRFPADYGLDLEANYVQFGVSPRAGIALYNAAKATAFFDGRDYVLPEDIKPLAKDVFGHRIILNYEADADGVTTDQIIEKILKTVAIAGR
- the prmC gene encoding peptide chain release factor N(5)-glutamine methyltransferase, with translation MKKVKANKIFRFCISQLNIDEKESTAYILLEDAHGISKTDIVLDKELDLDQELLQEQLDRLNTQEPLQQIIGFTYFRNRKFSVSKDVLIPRPETEELIDLVKAFETSQPSIIDIGTGSGCIAISLALEIPEATVSALDVSKNAIKIAEQNAIELKTKVNFIETNFLKYDDGNFDIIVSNPPYIKDSERKEMSKNVLDFEPALALFVKDENPLIFYSALAKYAKNHLNKDGFICVEINSYLGQETKDVFINAGFKDVTLIQDFYNKDRFITAKG
- a CDS encoding 3-keto-disaccharide hydrolase, which produces MISKKNIICLALMATSITGFAQHTSTPPEVSPMPMKPEMTEIWEPEVQVVTPAKNVGDAPSDAIILFDGSNLDQWVSQKDATKPAPWTIVNNDHLEVKPGTGGIQTKMKFGDIQLHIEFSAPDKVEGASQGRGNSGLFLQNRYELQILDSYQNRTYRNGQAGAIYKDVAPLVNVMRGPLEWNSYDVIYTAVRFKADGRVDAPARITVLCNGVLVQNNTTIAGLTNYIGLHMYTEAHGDDVIALQDHNNKTQFRNIWLRKL
- a CDS encoding patatin-like phospholipase family protein, producing MNFTKNFLLVLLLASTTTFGQKYEYRNLVMEGGGIKGIAYGGAMLELEEKGILKDIVRVAGTSAGAIQASLLAIGYSASEISEIIANTPVESFNDDGFISRGTKRLFNDFGWFKGDSFLATMEDLIFERTGSRNLTFKDLHHLSTTYPFRDLYVVGANLSEQKSVIFSHETYPNMRVADAVRISMSIPIYYKALWVNPDGKIMEAPTPEDNCHLFVDGGILMNYPIEIFDNTRFLNKQKTNEEHVFNKETIGFRLDRMEQINQEVTNGSGIAPYEITDFNSYVSALSSILMRNVNPAHPEDVHRTIFINDLGMSPRVRKILPDEKKLMMDSGRKGVKDFLTRTNLVTD